A region of Beijerinckia sp. 28-YEA-48 DNA encodes the following proteins:
- a CDS encoding ATP-binding cassette domain-containing protein, giving the protein MNITFDIDHRQGEFSVAAKGALHGPVSVLSGPSGSGKTTLLNIFSGLVRPQAGRLTFDDTVWFDAAAKIFVPPHRRRIGYVFQEGRLLPHLSVRHNLTFSHWFRRPTGVAPALTDVTDLLGITPLLDRGPRNLSGGERQRVALARALLASPALLLMDEPLASLDEARRDEVLPYIESVRDHFKVPIVYVTHSSEEAERLGNEIVRLRNGRIEEIERRDTSTSLALDG; this is encoded by the coding sequence ATGAACATCACCTTCGATATCGATCACCGGCAGGGTGAATTTTCGGTCGCGGCTAAAGGCGCGCTGCACGGCCCCGTCAGCGTGCTGTCGGGCCCGTCGGGATCGGGCAAGACCACTTTGCTCAACATCTTTTCCGGCCTGGTGCGGCCGCAGGCCGGCCGGCTGACCTTCGACGACACCGTCTGGTTCGACGCCGCCGCGAAAATTTTCGTGCCGCCGCACCGCCGCCGCATCGGCTATGTGTTCCAGGAAGGCCGCCTGTTGCCGCATCTGTCCGTGCGCCACAACCTGACCTTCAGCCACTGGTTTCGCCGGCCCACTGGCGTGGCCCCCGCGCTGACGGATGTGACCGACCTGCTCGGCATCACTCCTCTGCTCGATCGCGGGCCACGCAACCTCTCCGGCGGCGAGCGGCAGCGCGTCGCGCTGGCGCGCGCCCTGCTCGCTTCGCCCGCCCTGCTCCTGATGGATGAGCCCCTGGCTTCACTCGACGAAGCGCGGCGCGACGAAGTGCTGCCCTATATCGAAAGCGTGCGCGATCACTTCAAAGTGCCGATCGTCTATGTGACCCATTCTTCCGAAGAGGCCGAGCGGCTTGGCAATGAGATCGTCAGATTGCGCAACGGGCGGATCGAGGAGATCGAACGGCGCGATACGTCGACCTCACTCGCTCTCGACGGGTAA
- a CDS encoding NAD(P)H-quinone oxidoreductase: MISANDMNAVRARAFGAPDVLTTQRQPIPEVGENEILIKVAAAGMNAADLSQRRGTYGGASAAIPSILGLEVSGHVVTKGRNVTMWNEGDAVCALLNGGGYAEFAVAHESLCLPVPKGIGLYEAAGLPEAVATVWLNVFDLGRLMPGETLLVHGGAGGIGTMAIQLATALGSRVVVTAGSDTKCAACIHLGAVKAINYKEADFLEVLQQEKIGINVVLEMIGGDYLGKDLDCLSAGGRISIIGLRKGGQVNFDFSKLQAKGVAVTGSRLMPKSIAEKTRLFESIRKVVWPLIEQGQMTPVISETFPLAEAARAHTAMEAGTHVGKLLLTVS; encoded by the coding sequence ATGATCTCTGCAAATGACATGAACGCCGTGCGTGCGCGTGCGTTTGGTGCACCCGACGTATTGACGACGCAACGCCAACCCATTCCTGAAGTCGGCGAGAACGAGATCCTGATCAAGGTTGCGGCAGCGGGAATGAATGCTGCAGATTTGTCCCAACGCCGCGGTACCTATGGCGGTGCTTCGGCCGCAATTCCCTCCATTCTGGGACTGGAGGTATCTGGGCATGTCGTCACCAAAGGCCGCAACGTGACAATGTGGAATGAAGGAGACGCTGTATGCGCTCTACTGAACGGTGGCGGTTATGCCGAGTTCGCCGTCGCCCATGAATCTCTCTGCCTTCCTGTCCCGAAAGGAATCGGATTGTATGAGGCCGCCGGGCTACCCGAAGCCGTCGCCACAGTGTGGCTGAATGTCTTTGACCTCGGTAGGTTGATGCCTGGCGAGACCTTGCTGGTACATGGTGGCGCCGGCGGCATTGGCACCATGGCCATCCAGTTGGCGACGGCTCTTGGCTCGCGTGTTGTGGTGACGGCTGGAAGCGACACGAAATGCGCCGCTTGCATTCATCTGGGTGCAGTAAAAGCGATTAACTACAAGGAAGCCGATTTTCTTGAGGTACTGCAGCAAGAAAAAATAGGTATCAACGTAGTGCTGGAGATGATCGGAGGCGACTATCTCGGTAAGGACCTTGATTGCCTGTCCGCAGGCGGACGGATCAGCATTATCGGTCTCCGAAAGGGCGGCCAGGTCAATTTCGACTTCTCTAAATTGCAAGCCAAAGGCGTGGCCGTAACCGGGTCGCGCCTGATGCCGAAGAGCATTGCCGAGAAAACACGTCTGTTCGAGTCTATCAGGAAAGTCGTTTGGCCACTGATTGAACAGGGTCAGATGACGCCGGTGATCTCCGAAACATTTCCACTCGCCGAGGCAGCCAGAGCGCATACGGCTATGGAAGCCGGGACACACGTCGGCAAGCTGCTACTCACGGTGTCTTAA
- a CDS encoding dihydrofolate reductase family protein, with translation MAKLVFALNQSLDGYVDHMAFVPEPALFRHFIDDVRGLAGCVYGRRMYEVMRYWDEDHSEWDEEKRDYAAAWRSQPKWVVSRSLKSVGPNATLIVDDVGAAIRGLKAQVEGEIEVAGPELARSLTDLGLVDEYRLYIHPVVLGSGKPFFAGPRPPLRLVASDRFGENVIRLTYVPAEAREQ, from the coding sequence ATGGCGAAACTCGTGTTTGCTTTGAACCAGTCCCTCGATGGCTATGTGGACCATATGGCATTTGTGCCCGAACCTGCGCTCTTTCGCCATTTCATTGACGACGTGCGCGGCCTGGCCGGCTGCGTGTACGGTCGTCGCATGTATGAGGTGATGCGCTATTGGGATGAAGACCATTCCGAGTGGGATGAGGAGAAGCGCGACTATGCGGCGGCATGGCGGAGCCAACCGAAATGGGTCGTGTCGCGCTCGCTGAAGTCCGTCGGCCCGAATGCCACTCTTATCGTGGATGACGTCGGGGCGGCGATACGCGGGCTGAAGGCGCAAGTGGAGGGGGAAATTGAAGTTGCCGGACCGGAGCTCGCGCGAAGCCTGACCGACCTTGGTCTGGTTGACGAATATCGACTGTATATCCATCCCGTCGTGCTTGGCAGTGGCAAGCCGTTCTTCGCCGGTCCGCGGCCGCCGCTGCGCCTCGTGGCCAGCGATCGCTTTGGCGAGAACGTGATCAGGCTGACTTACGTTCCCGCAGAGGCGCGCGAGCAATGA
- a CDS encoding winged helix-turn-helix domain-containing protein, whose translation MTPRVTIRIDFSSQQQLGHGKIKLLEMIDTHGSISSAARALGMSYRRAWLLMDEVNSMFEMSVLETQLGGKGGGHARVTEFGHKLIGLYREMERDTSRRFADEITDLAAKLRPLPVESE comes from the coding sequence GTGACGCCGCGCGTAACGATCAGGATCGACTTCAGTTCGCAGCAGCAGCTGGGGCACGGCAAGATCAAACTGCTGGAAATGATCGATACCCATGGTTCGATCTCGTCGGCGGCGCGTGCCTTAGGCATGTCGTATCGGCGCGCCTGGCTGTTGATGGACGAGGTCAACAGCATGTTCGAAATGTCGGTGTTGGAAACGCAGCTCGGCGGCAAGGGGGGCGGCCATGCGCGAGTCACCGAATTCGGTCACAAGCTGATCGGCCTCTATCGCGAGATGGAGCGCGACACGAGCCGGCGCTTCGCCGATGAAATCACCGATTTGGCGGCCAAGCTGCGCCCGTTACCCGTCGAGAGCGAGTGA
- a CDS encoding MFS transporter, with amino-acid sequence MTSTTTLPPEETSGAFPADTRGMFLRVFPSIMLPIFLAIADQTIVATALPAIAASLGDVEHISWIIVSYLIASTIAAPLYGYLGDRFGRRRLMFIALGIYMLGAVLNSLAPSVMILALTRFIQGLGGGGLMSMSQALIGEVVPPRQRGKYQGYLAAISVSATAIGPLLGAYLTLTFGWRSVFFMNIPAALIAVVLTMRLQARPGNKGEWNFDFLGLVLFACVVIPTLLALQNARTFEVSAVPLIVGLLVFAAVALFFLLRQEKSTPSPLLPIDLMRQRGVWMTQLIGVAHGATLTAFIAFMPLYLHIMGIAPLQKVGWILLISTGSIAATSMLTGRFITRTGLTMIAPSVGLIITSLSMINFAFNSAHMTFMEVAVAVGIAAIGMGTVMSVVQVTIQTLAGRRKLGAASGSIQLARTVGAALGTTLFATVLFASLSMTDPDAARMFAGILDHGPTALQELASERREIVMGEIAAAFRNAYLLLAVVSGCGAVLAWFNPSRRV; translated from the coding sequence TTGACTTCAACAACAACACTACCGCCAGAGGAAACCTCGGGAGCTTTCCCCGCCGACACGCGCGGCATGTTCCTGCGTGTCTTCCCCTCGATCATGCTGCCGATTTTTCTGGCGATCGCCGATCAAACCATTGTCGCCACGGCCTTGCCGGCCATCGCCGCTTCGCTCGGCGACGTCGAGCATATTTCCTGGATCATCGTCAGCTATCTGATCGCCTCGACCATCGCCGCGCCGCTCTATGGCTATCTTGGCGATCGCTTCGGCCGGCGCCGGCTGATGTTCATCGCGCTTGGCATCTATATGCTGGGCGCTGTCCTCAATTCGCTCGCTCCTTCGGTGATGATTCTGGCTTTGACCCGTTTCATTCAGGGCCTTGGCGGTGGCGGCTTGATGAGCATGTCGCAGGCCTTGATCGGCGAAGTGGTGCCACCGCGCCAGCGCGGCAAATATCAGGGCTATCTCGCCGCCATTTCCGTCAGCGCCACCGCCATCGGCCCGTTGTTGGGCGCCTATCTGACTTTGACGTTCGGCTGGCGCTCGGTGTTTTTCATGAATATCCCGGCGGCGCTCATCGCTGTGGTATTGACCATGCGGTTGCAGGCGCGGCCCGGCAACAAGGGTGAATGGAATTTCGACTTTCTCGGCCTGGTGCTGTTTGCCTGCGTTGTCATTCCGACCTTGCTGGCCTTGCAGAATGCCCGCACATTCGAGGTTTCGGCAGTCCCGCTAATCGTCGGCCTGCTTGTCTTCGCGGCCGTGGCGCTGTTCTTCCTGCTGCGGCAGGAGAAAAGCACGCCGTCGCCCTTGCTGCCGATCGACCTGATGCGCCAGCGCGGCGTCTGGATGACACAGCTCATCGGCGTCGCTCATGGCGCGACATTGACGGCCTTCATCGCCTTCATGCCGCTCTATCTGCACATCATGGGTATTGCGCCGCTGCAGAAGGTCGGCTGGATTCTGCTCATCTCGACGGGGTCGATCGCCGCGACGTCTATGCTCACCGGCCGCTTCATCACCCGCACCGGTCTGACGATGATCGCGCCGTCTGTCGGCCTGATCATTACCTCGCTCAGCATGATCAATTTTGCCTTCAACTCGGCGCATATGACGTTCATGGAAGTGGCCGTTGCCGTCGGCATCGCCGCGATTGGCATGGGCACGGTGATGAGCGTCGTGCAGGTGACGATTCAAACGCTGGCTGGCCGGCGCAAACTCGGCGCCGCCTCCGGGTCGATCCAACTCGCGCGCACGGTTGGCGCGGCGCTTGGCACGACATTGTTCGCCACGGTTCTGTTTGCCTCTCTGTCGATGACGGATCCGGACGCAGCGCGGATGTTTGCCGGCATTCTCGATCATGGCCCAACGGCCTTGCAGGAATTGGCGAGCGAACGGCGCGAGATCGTCATGGGCGAGATCGCCGCCGCCTTCCGCAATGCCTATCTGCTGCTGGCGGTTGTCAGTGGCTGTGGCGCGGTGCTCGCTTGGTTCAATCCGTCGCGGCGCGTTTAG
- the tsaA gene encoding tRNA (N6-threonylcarbamoyladenosine(37)-N6)-methyltransferase TrmO: MPTTTEIRAGERLGHLPERGDEALFFIGAIRTPWPSRRDCPRKGDLEGPSCRIEVDPRWSDALSDIAGHEYLQILYWMHEARRDLLLQSPRSNGEATGTFALRSPNRPNPIASSLVKLEKVEGNVLSVRGLDCIDGTPLIDIKPETCPHWLGPAQGKAGET; this comes from the coding sequence ATGCCGACGACGACGGAAATACGTGCCGGCGAACGCCTGGGGCATCTGCCGGAGCGGGGCGACGAGGCCCTGTTCTTCATCGGCGCCATCCGCACGCCCTGGCCGAGCCGCCGCGATTGCCCGCGCAAGGGCGATCTGGAGGGACCGTCCTGCCGGATCGAGGTCGACCCGCGCTGGAGCGATGCCCTCAGCGACATCGCTGGCCACGAATATCTGCAGATTCTCTACTGGATGCATGAGGCGCGCCGCGATCTCCTGCTGCAATCGCCGCGCTCGAACGGCGAGGCGACCGGCACATTCGCTCTGCGCTCGCCAAACCGCCCCAATCCCATCGCCTCCTCGCTGGTCAAATTGGAAAAAGTTGAGGGCAATGTGCTGAGCGTGCGCGGTCTTGATTGCATCGATGGCACGCCTTTGATCGATATCAAGCCGGAAACCTGTCCGCATTGGCTCGGGCCGGCTCAGGGCAAAGCGGGGGAAACGTGA
- a CDS encoding PDR/VanB family oxidoreductase, producing MTGDRTVCSFDVRLTAIRFAALDTNLYEFRRLDGAPMPPIAPGAHIDIHLPNGMMRQYSLTTAEGDPNAYVVGIKKDRASRGGSKFIHDQLKVGTVLQLGGPRNNFPLNETAPHTVLVAGGIGITPIWCMAQRLQKLGASWEMHYSCRERPEVAFIDELTKLPNVKLHIDAESNGKFLDIPGIVAAAPAGSHFYCCGPVPMLNAYEAATKDLPEGQMHIEYFTAKEAAALDGGYKVRLERSGQEFTVPPGKTLLHVLRDAGIDVSYSCEEGVCGSCETVVISGTPDHRDNILTESERKASKTMMICCSGSKSDLLVLDL from the coding sequence GTGACCGGTGACCGAACAGTCTGCTCCTTTGACGTCCGCCTGACCGCCATCCGTTTTGCGGCGCTGGATACCAACCTCTATGAGTTCCGTCGTCTCGATGGCGCGCCGATGCCGCCGATCGCGCCGGGCGCCCATATCGACATCCATCTGCCCAACGGCATGATGCGGCAATATTCGCTGACGACCGCCGAGGGCGATCCGAACGCCTATGTGGTCGGCATCAAGAAGGACCGCGCCAGCCGCGGCGGCTCGAAGTTCATCCACGACCAGCTGAAGGTCGGCACGGTTCTGCAACTGGGCGGCCCGCGCAACAATTTCCCGCTGAACGAGACGGCGCCCCATACGGTGCTGGTCGCTGGCGGCATCGGCATCACGCCGATCTGGTGCATGGCGCAACGCCTGCAGAAGCTCGGCGCTTCGTGGGAAATGCACTATTCCTGCCGCGAGCGGCCGGAAGTGGCTTTCATCGACGAATTGACCAAGCTGCCGAACGTCAAGCTGCACATCGATGCGGAATCGAACGGCAAGTTCCTCGACATTCCGGGCATTGTCGCGGCCGCGCCAGCGGGCTCGCATTTCTACTGCTGCGGCCCGGTGCCGATGCTCAACGCCTATGAAGCGGCGACCAAGGACCTGCCCGAAGGCCAGATGCACATCGAATATTTCACCGCCAAGGAGGCCGCGGCCCTCGACGGCGGCTATAAGGTGCGCCTGGAGCGTTCCGGGCAGGAATTCACCGTGCCGCCGGGCAAGACCCTGCTGCACGTGCTGCGCGATGCGGGCATCGACGTCAGCTATTCCTGCGAGGAAGGCGTCTGCGGCTCCTGCGAGACTGTGGTCATTTCCGGCACGCCGGACCATCGCGACAACATTCTGACCGAGTCCGAGCGCAAGGCGAGCAAGACCATGATGATCTGCTGCTCCGGCTCGAAGAGCGACCTGCTGGTTCTCGATCTCTGA
- the modB gene encoding molybdate ABC transporter permease subunit produces MFHLSDVETTAIILSLKVALVATLASLPLAIAVAWLLARCRFPGKGLVNVLVHLPLVMPPVVTGYLLLITFGRRAPAGEFLETWLGLVLSFRWTGAALAAAVMAFPLTVRAIRLSLDAVDTKLEDAAATLGAPPFLVFLMVTLPLALPGVLAGTVLGFAKALGEFGATITFVSNIPGETQTIASAIYTTTQTPGAEDATMRLTIIAVVIAAAALGLSEYLARRTSGDGNRR; encoded by the coding sequence GTGTTCCACCTTTCCGACGTCGAGACCACCGCCATCATCCTGAGCCTGAAGGTCGCCCTTGTGGCGACCTTGGCGAGTCTGCCGCTGGCGATCGCCGTCGCCTGGCTGCTGGCGCGTTGCCGCTTCCCCGGCAAGGGACTGGTGAACGTGCTGGTGCATCTGCCGCTGGTGATGCCGCCAGTCGTCACCGGCTATTTGCTGCTGATCACCTTCGGGCGCCGGGCGCCGGCGGGCGAATTTCTCGAAACCTGGCTCGGCCTGGTCCTGTCCTTTCGCTGGACCGGCGCGGCGCTGGCGGCAGCGGTGATGGCCTTTCCGCTGACCGTGCGCGCCATCCGCCTGTCCCTCGACGCCGTCGATACAAAGCTTGAAGACGCGGCCGCAACGCTGGGCGCGCCGCCGTTCCTCGTCTTTCTCATGGTCACCTTGCCCCTGGCCCTGCCCGGCGTGCTCGCTGGCACCGTGCTTGGCTTTGCCAAGGCGCTCGGCGAATTCGGCGCGACGATCACCTTCGTTTCCAACATTCCCGGTGAAACGCAGACCATCGCCTCCGCCATCTATACGACAACCCAGACGCCCGGCGCGGAAGACGCGACCATGCGGCTGACGATCATCGCTGTCGTCATCGCCGCCGCGGCCCTTGGCCTGTCGGAATATCTGGCGCGCCGCACCTCTGGCGACGGGAACCGGCGATGA
- a CDS encoding NAD-dependent succinate-semialdehyde dehydrogenase, with protein MDSTYPRIGLYIDGQWIYDRHSCVEVVNPSNEAPLGTVPGATPEDLSNALSAAERGFRIWRDTPALQRSQIMLRASALVRERADAIARILTLEQGKPLTDARNEVARAAAFLEWDAAEAQRIYGSIVPAGPQIQQMIHRLPIGPVAAFTPWNVPIAAPSRKIGGAIAAGCSVIIKAAEETPGTACAFVQCFIDAGLPPGVLNLVFGNPVLISSTLIASSVIRMVTFTGSVSVGKHLIQLAAAAMKPVLMELGGHAPVLIGSDVDAAAIGRLAGNAKIRLGGQFCASPTRFIVHKDSYAAFVDAFVQVANEIRVGDGFEAGVQMGPLINNKRLMAIEELVQDAKASGARIAAGGRRIGDRGFFYAPTVLADVPVQAKAMFTEPFGPLALCVQVADLNEGIALANSLSVGLAGYAFTNSLEEAERLARELECGVLSINHFGSCGPDTPFGGIKESGIGREGGAQSLEPYTIMKTVLQRTARV; from the coding sequence ATGGATTCGACCTATCCTCGCATCGGTCTGTATATCGACGGCCAGTGGATTTATGATCGTCACTCCTGCGTCGAAGTCGTCAACCCGAGCAATGAAGCGCCTCTCGGCACTGTGCCTGGCGCCACGCCGGAGGATCTCTCGAACGCTCTCTCGGCAGCGGAACGAGGCTTTCGTATTTGGCGCGATACTCCAGCGTTGCAACGATCACAAATTATGTTGCGGGCTAGCGCTCTGGTACGCGAGCGGGCCGATGCGATCGCGCGGATTCTGACGCTTGAGCAGGGCAAGCCGCTTACCGACGCGCGCAATGAAGTCGCACGCGCTGCTGCGTTTCTTGAATGGGACGCCGCAGAAGCGCAACGTATCTATGGGAGTATCGTTCCCGCCGGGCCGCAGATACAGCAGATGATACATCGGCTTCCGATCGGCCCAGTAGCCGCCTTTACGCCATGGAACGTCCCGATCGCCGCGCCCTCTCGAAAGATCGGCGGGGCGATCGCTGCAGGTTGTTCGGTGATCATTAAAGCGGCTGAAGAAACGCCAGGCACGGCCTGTGCCTTCGTACAGTGCTTCATCGATGCCGGATTGCCACCGGGTGTGTTGAATCTTGTTTTTGGTAATCCAGTGTTGATCTCTTCAACCTTAATTGCCTCGTCGGTCATCCGCATGGTGACTTTCACCGGATCTGTATCGGTCGGTAAACACCTCATTCAGCTCGCCGCCGCAGCCATGAAGCCTGTCTTGATGGAACTTGGAGGCCACGCACCGGTATTGATCGGCTCAGATGTTGATGCAGCAGCAATCGGCAGGCTCGCAGGCAACGCCAAGATACGCTTGGGTGGACAATTTTGCGCCTCGCCGACGCGCTTCATTGTTCACAAGGATTCGTATGCCGCCTTTGTCGACGCATTCGTTCAGGTCGCAAATGAAATCCGCGTGGGCGACGGCTTCGAAGCGGGCGTTCAGATGGGGCCACTCATTAATAATAAGCGTCTCATGGCGATCGAGGAGCTAGTGCAGGATGCCAAAGCTTCCGGTGCGCGAATTGCTGCTGGCGGCCGGCGTATCGGTGATCGTGGGTTTTTCTATGCGCCCACCGTTCTCGCCGATGTGCCGGTGCAGGCAAAGGCAATGTTCACCGAGCCATTCGGCCCCTTGGCGCTCTGCGTGCAGGTTGCCGACCTGAATGAAGGAATTGCGCTCGCCAATAGCCTGTCGGTAGGGCTCGCTGGCTATGCTTTCACGAATTCGCTCGAGGAAGCGGAGCGCCTCGCACGTGAGTTGGAGTGTGGGGTGCTGTCAATCAATCATTTCGGCAGCTGTGGTCCGGATACCCCTTTCGGTGGAATCAAAGAAAGCGGCATCGGGCGGGAGGGCGGTGCCCAGAGCCTGGAGCCTTACACGATCATGAAAACGGTGCTGCAGCGGACTGCGCGAGTATGA